TTTTCTGTGCGGCGATTTTGCGTGCCGTGGCCCATATTTGAGACAAAGGGCGGGAACCGTGCTGCCAAGAGGAGGGAAGGCGATGTCGGAAAAACGCATCGGCCGGATCAATCATGTGTTCAGGAAAATCAGTGCCGCCAGCCTCGTGCTTGAGGAGCCCATCAGCGTCGGCGATCGCATCCACATCGAAGGCCATACCACGGACATGATCCAGAAAGTCGGATCCATGCAGATTGACCGCAAGCCGATCCGGCGGGCATGGCGGGGGGATAACGTCGCCATCCTCGTCCACGGGAGGGTTCGCGAGAACGACGAGGTTTATCTCGTGAGCTACGATGACAAAGAAGGCTTCCTTACCGAGGACCAGGAAGACAAGCTGGTGGGGGTCGGTGCCGAGGAGGACGAAGTCCTTTTGTAGGAAAACATGAAAAACGGTTTTGTTCGCCCATCTTCC
Above is a window of bacterium DNA encoding:
- a CDS encoding translation elongation factor-like protein — its product is MSEKRIGRINHVFRKISAASLVLEEPISVGDRIHIEGHTTDMIQKVGSMQIDRKPIRRAWRGDNVAILVHGRVRENDEVYLVSYDDKEGFLTEDQEDKLVGVGAEEDEVLL